A genomic window from Pseudoalteromonas piratica includes:
- a CDS encoding agmatine deiminase family protein, which produces MNTVFPAEWTAQDAVLLTWPHQDTDWADILTSVEVTYIAIAREILSEQSLIIVAHNDALKAHIIELFKNNHVATERLHFVTCPTNDTWARDHGPISTYQGEKLHVLDFTFNGWGNKYQSDLDNAINQHLFNSLLSAEASSNKIDLTLEGGGIETDGKGTLLTTSECLLNQNRGNNLSKQALEARLKEVLGINHFLWLDHGYLAGDDTDSHIDTLVRFAPNDALVYVACNDHEDEHFSALAEMAEQLKTFRTQDNKPYTLYALPWPSAKYNDEGDRLPATYANYLIINNKVLVPTYQDKNDQTALDVIANAYPEHQVIGIDCVPLIHQFGSLHCITMQLPKGFLGS; this is translated from the coding sequence ATGAACACAGTATTCCCAGCTGAATGGACAGCCCAAGATGCCGTACTCTTAACTTGGCCACACCAAGATACCGATTGGGCCGATATCTTAACCTCAGTTGAAGTAACCTATATTGCAATTGCACGCGAAATTTTATCAGAACAGAGCCTAATTATTGTTGCCCATAATGACGCGCTTAAAGCGCATATTATTGAGTTATTTAAAAACAATCACGTAGCGACAGAAAGGCTTCATTTCGTTACTTGCCCCACTAATGACACTTGGGCTCGCGATCATGGTCCAATTAGCACCTACCAAGGTGAAAAATTACATGTGCTTGATTTTACCTTTAATGGTTGGGGTAATAAGTATCAATCGGATCTCGATAACGCGATTAACCAACATTTATTTAATTCTTTGCTATCTGCTGAGGCCTCAAGCAACAAAATTGACCTTACTTTAGAAGGCGGCGGTATTGAAACGGACGGTAAAGGTACTTTGCTGACTACCAGTGAATGCTTGTTAAACCAAAACCGTGGCAACAATCTCTCAAAGCAAGCGCTTGAAGCTCGACTTAAAGAAGTATTAGGGATTAATCATTTTCTTTGGCTTGATCATGGTTACCTCGCAGGTGACGATACAGATAGTCATATTGATACTTTAGTACGTTTTGCACCGAATGATGCCCTGGTCTATGTTGCCTGTAATGACCATGAAGACGAACATTTCTCTGCTTTGGCAGAAATGGCTGAGCAACTTAAAACGTTCAGAACACAAGATAACAAGCCGTATACCTTATATGCTTTACCTTGGCCAAGTGCAAAATATAATGATGAAGGCGATCGTTTGCCTGCGACCTATGCAAACTACTTAATTATTAACAACAAGGTGCTAGTGCCTACCTATCAGGATAAGAATGACCAAACTGCACTTGATGTTATCGCTAATGCTTATCCAGAGCATCAAGTCATTGGAATTGATTGTGTACCATTAATTCACCAGTTCGGTAGTTTACACTGTATTACCATGCAATTACCTAAGGGTTTTTTAGGGAGCTAA
- a CDS encoding lipoprotein-releasing ABC transporter permease subunit — protein MFQPASLFIGMRYAKLAKGNGFISFISFFSIAGITLGMVALICVTSVMNGFENRLKQSMLQIVPHLTLSLKNENHHSIIDLLKTNSKVASVSKFKNSEGLIVSNSKLLAAQIYGVDKAQQNPLVTMLNPTIIQKLTSDKYSIAITRRLATQLDVKVGDKVRLMLPSVTTFTPVGRMPSQRLFTISVLIDNPAFHAQVVLTNTADLLRLNRIKSKEFNEYAVYLNDPFQLDALLTEIPQLQPLKVADWTDSQGSLFSAVAMEKRIMSLLLGLIILVAVFNILSALTMMVSEKQSEIAILQTLGLTPNGVLQVFMVQGLFNGLVGSILGVALGLSVAMNINEILALLGIQIIAGMQLPVDVSLLQVLIIFYLSIIMSYLATFYPARRASKLAPAQVLRYE, from the coding sequence ATGTTTCAGCCAGCTAGTTTGTTTATTGGCATGCGCTATGCGAAATTAGCCAAAGGCAATGGCTTTATCTCTTTTATTTCATTTTTTTCAATTGCAGGAATTACGCTTGGCATGGTTGCGCTTATTTGTGTAACCAGTGTTATGAATGGTTTTGAAAATCGCTTAAAACAATCCATGTTGCAGATTGTGCCGCACTTAACACTGTCGCTTAAAAATGAAAATCATCATTCAATAATCGATTTACTTAAAACGAATAGTAAAGTGGCGTCTGTTTCAAAGTTCAAAAACAGTGAAGGCCTTATTGTATCAAATAGCAAGTTGTTAGCCGCCCAAATATATGGTGTTGATAAGGCACAACAAAACCCGCTTGTTACTATGCTAAACCCGACGATTATTCAAAAGCTAACCAGTGACAAATATTCAATTGCCATTACAAGGCGTCTTGCAACACAATTAGATGTTAAGGTTGGTGATAAAGTGCGGTTGATGCTACCTAGTGTCACAACGTTTACGCCGGTAGGTCGTATGCCGTCGCAGCGACTTTTTACAATATCAGTGTTAATAGACAATCCGGCGTTTCACGCTCAAGTTGTATTAACCAATACGGCTGATTTACTACGTTTGAATCGCATAAAGTCAAAAGAGTTTAATGAGTATGCTGTTTATTTGAACGATCCATTCCAATTAGATGCACTGCTCACTGAAATACCACAATTGCAGCCTCTAAAAGTGGCAGATTGGACAGATAGCCAAGGTTCATTATTTTCTGCTGTCGCCATGGAAAAACGCATTATGAGCTTATTATTAGGGCTTATTATTTTAGTGGCAGTTTTTAATATACTTTCGGCGCTCACCATGATGGTGTCAGAAAAACAATCTGAAATTGCAATATTGCAAACTCTCGGCCTAACGCCTAATGGTGTTTTGCAAGTGTTTATGGTGCAAGGACTGTTTAACGGATTAGTCGGAAGTATATTAGGTGTGGCGTTGGGTTTGAGTGTCGCAATGAATATCAATGAGATTTTAGCATTACTGGGCATTCAAATTATTGCTGGCATGCAATTACCCGTGGACGTGTCACTTCTGCAAGTTTTAATTATTTTCTATCTCAGCATTATTATGAGCTATCTTGCCACCTTCTACCCAGCAAGACGTGCGTCTAAATTAGCTCCAGCACAGGTATTACGCTATGAATAA
- the mfd gene encoding transcription-repair coupling factor: MQSQWLNLPWVKTQNDKIAWGNLVGSALSLAISDAVQSHTGFKLIVTQNTQQALKLEAELHYLLPNTPVNLFPDWETLPYDHFSPHQDIISQRLSLLSQLRTQENGVLIVPIAGLMLRTAPCDFIYGKAIKYRVGDTLDSMSLRKALESVGYINVQQVMAHGEFAIRGSIIDLFPMGSDTPLRIDLFDDEIDSIRQFDPETQRSRDKIQEIDLLPAHEFGTDEEDIERFRINYREAFGVAHEKGSIYSQVSQGSLPAGIEYYLPLFFDNTATLFDYLPSDNVIFTLGDIEHSCRETWLDIEKRFENRKVDPLRPLLEPTKLYLNVESLFSKLNDSPRIALSQGQLGTKAGHSNLALQALPDIRVNHQLKQPFESVLNYISQLKSDKHRVLFSVESDGRRESLLTLLKPTGLKLAEFDTISHFFASDSDVGLIVSPLEQSISLAKEKLTILTEQELLGVKISQRRRRKHKYEVSQDAIIRNLAELQIGQPIVHLDHGVGRYQGLETIDAGGVKTEFVTIHYLNEAKLYVPVASLHLLSRYSGGDLETAPLNKLGSDTWEKAKRRAAEKVRDVAAELLDIYAQREVKPGYAFNHDSNAYRQFADSFPFEETDDQQNAIGAVLNDMQKAQAMDRLVCGDVGFGKTEVAMRAAFVAVNDSKQVAVLVPTTLLAQQHFENFKDRFANSAVEVALLSRFKTAKEQKQTLEGLAEGKIDIVVGTHKLLQQDIKFDDLGLLIVDEEHRFGVRQKEKIKSLRADVDILTLTATPIPRTLNMAMSGMRDLSIIATPPAKRLAVKTFVRQNDDELTKEAIIREIKRGGQVYFLHNNVETIESFANDIAALVPEANVQFAHGQMREKELESLMSDFYHQKFNVLVCTTIIETGIDIPTANTILIDRADRFGLAQLHQLRGRVGRSHHQAYAYLLTPHEKLLSKDAKKRLEAISSLEDLGAGFTLATHDLEIRGAGELLGDEQSGQIESIGFSLYMEMLDQAVEALKQGKEPSLDNLLRKQSDIDLKIPALIPNDYINDVNTRLSMYKRIASCTNKDAIDELSVELIDRFGLLPEGLKNLFAIQQLKVTASELGINKIDANMKGGYFEFSQDTKVDPSFIIGLLQSNPQFYKMEGASKLRFMIEEKNNQERLKLVTAMLKDFAQKVLK, encoded by the coding sequence ATGCAAAGTCAGTGGCTTAACTTACCTTGGGTTAAAACACAAAACGACAAAATTGCTTGGGGCAATTTAGTTGGTTCAGCCCTAAGTTTAGCAATTTCAGATGCAGTACAAAGCCATACTGGATTTAAATTAATTGTCACTCAAAATACGCAACAGGCGCTAAAGCTTGAAGCTGAATTACATTATTTATTGCCAAATACGCCTGTTAATTTATTTCCTGACTGGGAAACGCTGCCTTACGACCATTTCTCACCACACCAAGATATTATCTCGCAGCGTTTAAGTTTGCTTAGCCAACTGCGAACGCAAGAAAACGGTGTGTTGATTGTGCCAATCGCAGGCTTAATGCTTCGCACAGCACCCTGTGACTTTATTTATGGTAAAGCCATTAAGTACCGTGTTGGCGATACGCTTGATAGCATGTCACTTCGTAAAGCACTTGAATCAGTAGGTTATATCAATGTGCAACAGGTAATGGCACATGGTGAATTCGCGATTCGTGGATCAATTATTGATTTATTTCCAATGGGCAGTGATACGCCACTGCGCATTGATTTATTTGACGATGAAATTGATTCAATTCGTCAATTTGATCCGGAAACGCAGCGCTCCCGTGACAAAATTCAAGAAATTGACTTATTACCAGCCCACGAGTTTGGTACTGATGAAGAAGACATTGAGCGTTTTCGCATTAATTACCGTGAAGCTTTTGGCGTTGCCCATGAGAAAGGCTCGATTTATTCGCAAGTAAGCCAAGGTAGTTTGCCCGCTGGTATTGAATATTACTTGCCGCTCTTTTTTGATAACACAGCGACTTTGTTTGATTATTTACCGTCTGATAATGTGATTTTCACATTAGGTGATATTGAGCACAGTTGTCGCGAAACCTGGTTAGACATTGAGAAACGTTTCGAAAATAGAAAAGTTGATCCACTTCGCCCACTGCTTGAGCCAACTAAGTTATATCTCAATGTCGAGAGTTTATTTTCGAAACTCAATGACTCACCGCGTATTGCTTTGTCACAAGGTCAGTTGGGTACTAAAGCAGGCCATAGTAATTTAGCACTGCAAGCATTACCGGATATTCGAGTAAACCATCAGTTAAAACAGCCGTTTGAGTCCGTTTTAAATTACATTTCTCAGCTTAAAAGTGACAAACATCGCGTGTTATTTAGTGTTGAAAGTGATGGGCGTCGAGAATCATTGCTAACACTATTAAAACCAACTGGTTTAAAGCTAGCCGAGTTCGATACTATATCGCACTTCTTTGCTTCGGATAGTGATGTTGGCCTTATTGTCTCACCACTCGAACAAAGCATTTCGTTAGCAAAAGAAAAGCTCACTATTTTAACCGAGCAAGAATTACTGGGCGTAAAAATTTCTCAGCGTCGCCGTCGCAAACACAAATACGAAGTAAGCCAAGATGCCATAATTCGCAACCTTGCTGAGCTGCAAATTGGTCAGCCTATTGTTCATCTGGACCACGGGGTTGGCCGCTATCAAGGCCTTGAAACAATTGATGCCGGTGGTGTTAAAACTGAGTTTGTGACCATTCATTACCTTAATGAAGCGAAGCTTTACGTACCAGTTGCCTCTTTGCATTTGTTATCACGTTATTCAGGCGGTGATTTAGAAACGGCGCCATTGAATAAACTCGGCTCTGATACCTGGGAAAAAGCGAAACGCCGCGCTGCTGAAAAAGTCCGTGATGTAGCAGCAGAATTATTAGACATTTATGCACAGCGTGAAGTAAAACCGGGTTATGCCTTTAATCACGATAGCAATGCCTACCGTCAATTTGCAGACAGTTTTCCATTTGAAGAAACTGACGACCAACAAAATGCTATTGGTGCAGTGCTTAACGACATGCAAAAAGCCCAAGCGATGGACAGACTTGTGTGTGGTGATGTTGGTTTTGGTAAAACTGAAGTGGCCATGCGCGCGGCTTTTGTTGCGGTAAATGACTCAAAGCAAGTCGCAGTATTAGTGCCAACCACCCTACTTGCTCAACAACATTTTGAAAACTTTAAAGACCGATTTGCCAACTCTGCAGTTGAAGTTGCCCTCTTGTCCCGCTTTAAAACAGCAAAAGAACAAAAACAAACATTAGAAGGATTAGCTGAGGGTAAAATTGACATTGTTGTGGGTACCCACAAATTACTGCAACAAGACATTAAGTTCGATGATTTAGGCCTGCTTATCGTTGATGAAGAGCACCGCTTTGGTGTTCGTCAAAAAGAAAAAATAAAATCATTACGTGCCGATGTCGATATTTTAACCCTGACGGCAACCCCTATTCCACGTACCCTAAATATGGCAATGAGTGGTATGCGGGATTTATCAATTATTGCAACGCCTCCAGCCAAACGCTTGGCAGTTAAAACCTTTGTTCGACAAAATGACGATGAGCTGACAAAAGAAGCGATCATTCGTGAAATTAAGCGCGGTGGTCAAGTGTATTTCTTACATAATAATGTCGAAACCATTGAAAGCTTTGCTAACGATATCGCTGCCTTAGTGCCGGAGGCGAACGTGCAATTTGCGCATGGTCAAATGCGTGAAAAAGAACTCGAATCTTTGATGTCAGATTTTTACCATCAAAAATTCAATGTACTTGTGTGTACTACAATCATCGAAACGGGTATTGATATTCCAACTGCGAATACCATTCTTATCGATAGAGCTGACCGATTTGGTTTAGCGCAATTACACCAGTTACGTGGTCGTGTAGGACGAAGCCACCATCAGGCTTACGCATATTTATTAACGCCACACGAAAAGCTATTAAGTAAAGATGCTAAAAAGCGCCTTGAAGCCATTTCATCTTTAGAGGACTTAGGTGCTGGCTTTACACTTGCAACCCACGATTTAGAGATCCGTGGCGCCGGTGAATTACTCGGCGATGAGCAAAGTGGTCAAATTGAGAGTATTGGCTTTAGTTTGTATATGGAGATGCTCGACCAAGCGGTTGAAGCGCTTAAGCAAGGTAAAGAACCTAGTCTCGATAACTTATTGCGTAAACAAAGTGATATTGATTTAAAAATTCCTGCACTAATTCCTAACGATTACATCAATGATGTAAATACCCGTTTAAGTATGTATAAACGCATTGCGAGTTGTACAAATAAAGATGCAATTGATGAGTTAAGTGTTGAATTAATTGACCGATTTGGTTTACTACCAGAAGGGTTGAAAAATTTATTTGCTATTCAGCAGCTCAAAGTGACTGCTAGCGAGCTAGGCATTAATAAAATTGATGCCAATATGAAAGGCGGCTATTTTGAATTTAGTCAGGATACGAAAGTCGATCCAAGCTTTATCATTGGCCTACTTCAATCAAACCCTCAGTTCTATAAAATGGAAGGTGCGAGTAAATTACGCTTTATGATCGAAGAAAAGAATAATCAAGAGCGCTTAAAGCTTGTTACAGCAATGCTGAAAGACTTTGCACAAAAGGTTTTAAAATAA
- a CDS encoding PilZ domain-containing protein has translation MSNLLEQFNQYFQIEHVIAVHLEPVDDAQLPTDNSDIDKLIPPLFKLANEVNVLEQTALRPLRQLGDVAEDLAQYLKLQSRKIDLILSHILANENQQDDNLETHSFGGSGFTLCTNTPYKPNQFYRCKLFLEDEAAAVFCFAQVIDSEPFEEGFKTRFVFSHIREEDQELMVRASLHAQAKVLKKKQSTKNIN, from the coding sequence ATGTCTAACTTGCTCGAGCAATTCAACCAATATTTTCAAATTGAACACGTTATTGCTGTCCATTTAGAACCCGTCGATGATGCACAGCTGCCAACGGATAACAGCGACATAGACAAACTTATCCCGCCTTTATTTAAGCTCGCAAACGAAGTAAACGTATTGGAACAAACGGCATTGCGCCCTTTGCGGCAGCTTGGCGATGTGGCTGAAGACCTAGCCCAATACTTAAAACTTCAATCACGTAAAATAGACCTGATCTTGTCGCATATTCTAGCGAATGAAAATCAGCAAGACGACAACCTCGAAACTCATAGTTTTGGTGGAAGTGGTTTTACCTTATGCACAAACACACCGTATAAACCGAACCAGTTCTATCGTTGTAAACTGTTTTTGGAGGACGAAGCTGCTGCTGTATTTTGCTTTGCTCAAGTGATTGATTCTGAACCGTTCGAAGAAGGTTTTAAAACACGCTTTGTATTTAGTCATATACGCGAAGAAGATCAAGAACTTATGGTGAGAGCGAGCCTGCATGCCCAAGCAAAAGTGTTAAAAAAGAAGCAATCAACGAAAAACATTAATTAA
- the lolD gene encoding lipoprotein-releasing ABC transporter ATP-binding protein LolD, producing MNNHVVVKCEHLTKSYQDGDVQLDILNDLNLELEAGTTLAIVGSSGSGKSTLLHLLGTLDKPNHGSIKIKDTDTTQLNRKQQADFRNKHIGFIYQFHHLLMEFSALENVMLPLLIAGVSKSDAKKQAIAMLENVGLSHRVSHKPDQLSGGERQRVAIARALITKPALVLADEPTGNLDKDNGEKIYELINQLKVSHNTAFVVVTHDLALAAKLDKTMFIKDGKLASE from the coding sequence ATGAATAATCACGTTGTTGTTAAATGTGAGCATTTAACTAAATCATACCAAGATGGCGACGTTCAGCTTGATATATTAAATGATCTAAATCTAGAACTTGAAGCTGGAACAACATTAGCCATTGTTGGCAGTTCAGGCTCTGGCAAAAGTACTTTATTGCATTTACTTGGTACGCTTGATAAGCCAAATCATGGCTCGATCAAAATAAAAGATACTGACACCACCCAGTTAAATCGCAAGCAGCAAGCAGATTTTCGAAATAAACACATCGGTTTTATCTATCAATTTCACCATTTATTAATGGAGTTCAGCGCGCTTGAAAATGTGATGCTGCCATTATTGATAGCGGGTGTGTCAAAATCTGACGCAAAAAAACAAGCAATTGCGATGTTAGAGAATGTGGGGTTAAGTCACCGTGTATCGCATAAACCCGATCAACTATCAGGTGGCGAAAGACAGCGTGTTGCCATTGCTCGAGCACTCATTACAAAACCTGCGCTGGTATTGGCTGACGAACCAACGGGTAATTTAGATAAAGACAATGGTGAAAAAATTTACGAATTAATTAATCAATTAAAAGTAAGTCATAACACAGCGTTTGTTGTTGTAACCCATGATTTGGCGTTGGCTGCGAAACTCGATAAAACGATGTTTATCAAAGACGGCAAGTTGGCTAGCGAATGA
- a CDS encoding SulP family inorganic anion transporter: MIERFKHFQLRGDLFGGVTTAIISLPLALAFGVASGAGAEAGIWGAILVGLFAALFGGSNSLISEPTGPMTVIMTAVLTAMMAKHPEQGVAMAFTVVMMAGAFQFLLGSLKLGKYVTLMPYSVISGFMSGIGVILIILQFAPLLGHTPPSGGVVGTLSELPNLIANLHFSELFLGLATLAILFYFPKKYRKYIPAQLVALITITLVSVILFSDDGIRRIGEIPSGLPNIVFPTFTTDQFVTMIIEAMVLGTLGCIDTLLTAVISDSLTRQEHDSNKELKGQGIANMISGLFGALPGAGATMGTVVSIQVGARSPAAAIIRALILMLVVLVAGSLIEPIPMAVLAGIAVYVGISILDWSFLQRAHKASLQQTAIMYGVMLLTVFVDLLIAVGLGVFISNIIVIERLSREQAKQVKAISDADDDDVPLNQAERAILDKAKGKILFFYLSGPMIFSVSKAISRQHSSVHKYKSMILDLSDVPMIDMTVGLALENAIKDAIEAHCEVFLYCPNQDAKHQLERLGIDELIGKDRFVDNRLDALNQSLEVVENVPFTGS, encoded by the coding sequence TTGATTGAGCGATTTAAGCATTTTCAACTTCGTGGTGACCTATTCGGTGGTGTCACTACAGCAATCATTTCATTACCACTCGCCCTTGCATTTGGTGTTGCCTCTGGCGCAGGCGCTGAGGCAGGCATTTGGGGAGCTATCCTAGTTGGTTTGTTTGCTGCCTTATTTGGCGGTTCTAACTCGTTAATATCTGAACCGACTGGTCCCATGACAGTGATCATGACAGCAGTGCTGACTGCCATGATGGCGAAACACCCAGAACAAGGTGTAGCCATGGCATTCACTGTGGTTATGATGGCTGGTGCATTTCAATTTTTACTCGGTTCTTTGAAGCTCGGCAAATACGTAACTTTAATGCCTTACAGTGTGATATCTGGCTTTATGTCAGGTATTGGGGTTATTTTAATTATTTTACAGTTTGCTCCCCTGCTCGGTCACACACCGCCATCAGGTGGCGTTGTAGGCACGTTATCTGAGTTACCTAACTTAATTGCTAATTTACATTTTTCTGAACTATTTTTAGGACTTGCGACTCTGGCAATCCTATTTTATTTTCCAAAGAAATACCGTAAATACATCCCTGCTCAGTTAGTCGCACTCATCACAATCACCCTTGTGTCAGTCATTTTATTTAGTGATGATGGAATACGTCGCATTGGCGAAATCCCAAGTGGCTTACCTAATATTGTTTTCCCTACATTTACTACAGACCAGTTTGTTACCATGATAATTGAGGCCATGGTTCTTGGCACTCTTGGTTGTATTGATACACTTTTGACTGCAGTTATTTCAGATTCACTTACGCGTCAAGAACATGATTCAAACAAAGAATTAAAAGGCCAGGGTATTGCGAATATGATCTCAGGATTGTTTGGTGCATTGCCTGGAGCCGGTGCAACAATGGGAACGGTTGTCAGCATTCAGGTTGGCGCCCGCTCTCCTGCAGCGGCTATTATACGTGCCTTGATCCTTATGTTGGTGGTGCTTGTTGCAGGCAGCCTTATAGAACCTATCCCAATGGCAGTGCTTGCTGGTATTGCTGTTTATGTGGGTATTTCGATTCTCGACTGGAGTTTTTTACAACGCGCTCACAAAGCCAGTTTGCAACAAACTGCAATCATGTATGGTGTAATGTTGTTAACTGTTTTTGTTGACCTTCTAATTGCAGTCGGACTGGGGGTTTTTATCTCCAATATTATTGTGATTGAGCGGTTGAGCCGTGAACAAGCTAAACAAGTTAAAGCAATTAGTGATGCCGATGATGACGATGTGCCACTGAACCAAGCGGAACGTGCCATTTTAGATAAAGCAAAAGGCAAAATTTTATTCTTTTACCTGTCTGGCCCAATGATTTTTAGTGTCTCGAAAGCAATTTCGCGTCAACACTCATCAGTACATAAATACAAATCAATGATCCTCGACTTAAGCGATGTGCCTATGATTGATATGACTGTAGGCTTAGCACTCGAAAATGCAATTAAGGATGCCATAGAAGCCCATTGTGAAGTATTTTTGTATTGCCCTAATCAAGACGCTAAACACCAACTTGAGCGACTCGGTATTGATGAATTGATTGGTAAAGATCGTTTTGTTGATAATCGTTTAGATGCACTTAACCAGTCGTTAGAAGTAGTTGAAAACGTCCCTTTTACGGGTAGCTAA
- a CDS encoding carbon-nitrogen hydrolase, which translates to MTQTIKVAAIQHSNSSDLNHNQDKTVLGIKEAAKNGAKLIVLQELHRSLYFCQVESTECFDLAEPIPGPSTTLYGQLAKELNVVIVTSLFEKRATGLYHNTAVVLDTDGEIAGTYRKMHIPDDPGFYEKFYFTPGDLGFQPIETSIGKLGVLVCWDQWFPEAARLMAMAGAEFLIYPTAIGWDLDDEQAEQQRQLDAWVIAQRAHAVSNGLPVIACNRQGHENDPSGQSKGIQFWGNSFITGPQGEILAHASNNDDEILYADIDRERSESVRRIWPYLRDRRIDHYQDLTKLYRD; encoded by the coding sequence ATGACTCAGACAATTAAGGTTGCTGCGATTCAGCATTCAAACAGCAGTGATTTAAATCATAACCAAGACAAGACTGTTCTTGGTATAAAAGAAGCGGCCAAAAATGGCGCCAAACTCATTGTATTACAAGAGTTACACCGCAGCTTGTACTTCTGCCAGGTAGAAAGCACCGAGTGTTTTGATCTTGCAGAGCCAATTCCAGGTCCGAGCACTACGCTTTATGGTCAACTCGCAAAAGAGCTTAACGTTGTTATTGTGACTTCGCTTTTTGAAAAGCGTGCCACTGGTTTGTATCACAACACCGCTGTTGTGCTGGATACTGACGGTGAAATTGCGGGCACCTATCGCAAAATGCATATTCCCGACGATCCGGGCTTTTATGAGAAGTTTTACTTCACACCAGGCGATCTCGGCTTTCAGCCAATTGAAACATCAATTGGTAAACTCGGTGTGTTAGTGTGTTGGGACCAATGGTTCCCAGAAGCTGCGCGCTTAATGGCCATGGCTGGCGCAGAGTTTCTTATTTACCCAACAGCGATTGGCTGGGATCTTGATGATGAACAAGCTGAACAGCAACGTCAACTTGATGCCTGGGTTATTGCACAACGTGCACACGCCGTTTCGAATGGTTTACCGGTTATTGCCTGTAACCGTCAGGGCCATGAAAATGATCCAAGCGGCCAATCAAAAGGCATTCAATTTTGGGGCAACAGTTTTATAACAGGCCCACAAGGTGAAATCCTGGCGCATGCATCAAATAATGACGATGAAATTCTTTATGCCGATATTGATAGAGAACGCAGTGAATCTGTTCGCCGTATTTGGCCGTATTTACGTGACCGTCGTATCGACCATTACCAAGATTTAACCAAATTATACCGAGATTAA